The genomic segment CGTCGTTGGTCATCCACCATTGTATCCTGTGCATCGGCTTTCCATACTTTCTTTGACTCATTTGTCACGAACCGTGCTGGTTGTCGAACAAGCCTCATCGGCTTGAGCGGCAATGGCGGAGTGCGAAACATCGATGGGTATCGAAGGACGGGTCTGATCATGTTGTTCAACATGTTCGTGGTATATGTCCCGCAATCTGCGACACAGCAATGTCGACGTATTGGTGCTCAGTGGGAATCGAGCCACGCTGACGGTTTTATGGCCACGTGATACGATACCACCACGGGCGCTACCATCCTATTACTACACGCTCATATGGGTTTCTCTTTTCTGCGTCATCCTAGATTGACATGGCTAATTTAATTCGAGAGTATAGAGAGCAATGCGCCACAGGCATAAGCAAGAGACAGCCACCACCCGACAACAAGGACCACCACCCAGGCTCGGCCCAGGCATGACCTGTGTACATAGAGCATACGCACAGCTATCCCTTGAGGATATACACAGGGCGAATGAACCGAGAATAGAGTTTGCCCTCCTGATGGACGACCACGCCCTACACGTCTCAAGGACACATGGCGGCGAGTGGACAACAGACTCGAGCCAGGCATGCATCCTTCTTCCTTCACAAGATTTTTAACGGTTAGACttggcgacgcgctcgagctcatcCTTCTTCTTGATCGCGAACGAGTTCGATGAGCCCTTAGCAGCGTTGATGAGTTCGTCAGCGAGGCACTCGGCAATGCTCTTTACGTTGCGGAAAGCCGACTCACGCGTACCGGTCGTGATGAGCGAGATCGACTGGTTCACACGACGCAGAGGCGACACATCGACGGCTTGACGACGGACCGTGCCCTGCGAACCAATACGAGTCGAGTCCTCACGGGGGCCGGTGTTGATAATGGCGTCCACAAGGATCTGGATGGGGTTGGCATCGGTAAGGAGGTGAATGATTTCAAAGGCGTGCGCCACAATGCGAACAGCCATGAGCTTCTTGCCGTTGTTACGGCCGTGGAACATGAGGGCATTCACAAGGCGCTCAACGATGGGCATCTGAGCCTTGCGGAACTGCTTAGTGGCGTAGCGACCGGCCGTGTGAGGGGTGTAGACGGCGTTACGAAGCGAGATGTAGTCCGTCAGGGAAATGTCCTTGACCTCGACATCCTGAGCGCTGCATGGTTAGCACAATCCGATACGTTTGCTAGTACGTACTCCCACTTGCCGAAAAGACGAACAGTTCCGGTCTCAGGAatgctgagcgaggcaATGTTCTCTGTCATCGAGTTAGCATGCTGTCGTCTACACGAGCAGTAACACATACTTGGAATTCCAACCGCAGCCATATTTGTTAAGTAGAAAAGTGCACCAAGGTAGAAATAGGAACGATACAGTAGACTTCTTCTGCAAGTTCCGAATTCAAGTACTGATCTGGTTTGAAAGGCCAGTCAGTCAACGACTTGAGGTGGTGATGTGCGTTAAAGATACAGGCGCTCCGCCAGCGCCCTACTAGCAGTCTCTTCCAACGGAGTCTCGGTCACTCCACGCCCACGTGATTACAGTAGAAACTATGCACCAAAACACGTGACATATGATCTAATGGAGGCTTGTACTTAAGTCGAGGAccacgagctgcttgtCTGACTGGGCCAcagcgagctgcgtgcgagGTGTTTGGGTCCAGGCCAAGTCCATAATGGATCCACCACCCGTGTAGGAGTAGACAGTATGTGCATCAGATACACGTGTAATTAAAACGCGATGATCAATGCCTCCTGTAGCCAAGTAGCGAGCACATGGGCTGAAGCACAGTGTGAACACGCTCATTTCGTGGCCCTGAATCACATGAAGGCATGCACCTGTGTCTGCATTCCAAATGCGGGCTGTGTGGTCAAAACTAGCGGTCGCTAGCATACGTGGCTTGTCTGGATGCGATGAGCCGGGTCCTGTATTATTCCATGCCAGTGCATACACTTCCTGCGTGTGTCCTCGGAGAATATGTAGGGGCTCGGTGTCATTTGGCGCCACAGAGGTTGTGCTTGTAGCTAGTCCCGATAAATTCAGTGGCCATATATGTACGTTAGCATCATCAGACGCTGACGCTAGCAGAGTTTGTGATGGGTCAAAGCGGATTGCGTTTACTTCGTCCGAATGTCGAGCAAAGGTCTTGATGGGCTTTGGTTCACCTAATTTGCACAGATGCACGGTGGCATCTGCTGAGCACGTTGCAAAAAGTGCATCAGCCAGCGCCTGGTTGGGATGTGCCACATGCTCAAAGGACCTGCCAGTGAGCCACTGCACATCCATAACATTATTGGAATGCAGGCTGATCTGCTGTCGCGTGCGACCACTGCCAACGTCCCACACAATCGCCGTTCCATCAGCGCCACCCGTGAGCAGCATGGTTCCTTTCTGGTTCCAATGCACGCCGAATATAGGTCCCTGATGCATCGACATGACGAGATGTAAATCGCCCTGAGGCGTCCAAAGCCGTAGAATACCGTCGTGAGAGCCTGAAGCCAGAAGTGTGCCGTCTGAATTCCATTCGACGGATGACACATTCTTGGCTTGCGTTGGTGGCAAGTGCTTACAGACAGctggcgcctcgtccggcGACATCATATCCCAAATACGCACAGTTGCGTCACCTGCGCCACTAGCAAGCATCCCTGGAACACTAGGATTCCATGCTGATACAAAAACTTCTGCGGTATGTCCAGAAAGTTGTGTGGCATTGGGGTCTTTGGTGGCTgtgggcgctggcgcaAACTTAGCACCCTGTTCAgatgtgcgccgcgcgtgtCCGTTTTTTTTCGTCTTGGACTTGGTGCGGCGTGTCTCTGTGGGCGACATGTGCGTAGAATCCTCGGCTCTGCTCCGCTTTTCTGAAGGCGGCACGTCCCATTCGGAACTGCGCTTGGTCGCTTCGCCAGCCTCTCTGGACGGAGGCACGGGCTCAGACTGCCACACAGGTGTTTGTGACGATGCATTCACATGCTTTTCGACCTTTTCGGGTCGGGATGGCGGCGGAGACAGACGCATGGGTTTCACGAGGGCGTCGGGTTTGGGCAAGGTGGCTGTGACATCTGTCGTCTGAGAGCTAGTGCCTGCATCCTGCATGCTCTGTACATGCTTTTCGGCGGCTGTATATAAAAGTCCACGGTGAAGATATTGCAGGAGTTGACCTGGCTGCACGATCGGCTCATGCGATGCTGGCAGGTCGTCCAAGCGCGCTTCATACCTGAGTGTGAAGCATGTATGCAGAAAGCCTGACTCTTTGAGATAGTGATAGATGAGCAAGTTAACCTCCGATGCAGAAAATTGCGTTGAAGCTTGATCGTCGTCCGGCATGCCTAAGTCGTTGGATCAGCACACCGCACGCGAGATGCAGGCTCGTCAAAGCGAGCAACTGACGCCCAGTCGCGGGCCATATACGACGAACCGCTCTCTCTACATAAATCCCAGGTTGCTGCGAACCTGGGAGGTACGCGTGGGTGGAGGTGTGGTGTTTGCCTGGAACACTCTTGGGATGGCGTCAGTGGCCATGCATGCCCGCCGGCTTTGGACGTATATCCAGACGCTGCCGGCAGGTACGCAGGTTATGATGGTTTCTGTGGTCATTAGTACTATTTGTCTTGATTTCGCGTGGAGTGTGGCGCATGTACCGCGCACGGAAGAACTCTGGCACCTGTTATGGGTGCCACGCCACAGCTGGAAGAGGCCGTGGACGGTCTTGACCTCTTTGCCATGCACGATATCCGTGATGGAGATGGCGCTGCATTTGTGCATCCTACCCATTCTTGCTCCAGCATTGGAGCAACAATGGGGCATGCTTGAACTGATCCGCTTCTCCAGCGTTGTGGGTGTCGTATCACGTATCGTGTTGTTCGTACTGGCCTACGTTCTAGCCGGCATTCAAGAAGTCCTGACGCATAAGCAATATGTATTGAATGTATGCTATAATGGGTTATATGCCGTATTTATCGGCTTTCTCGTCGCATACACTCAACTTTGGCCCGATCACGTCTTGGCATGGCCCGAATCGTATCGTTACCGCGATGCCCTCATGCTCGTGGTAGGCGTATCCAACATCCCAATTCTGTTTGGCCTATACGCGCCTTTTCTGGAAATGCAGGTAGCATGGATTGTTGCCTGGATTTATCTGCGCTTTTACCAGCCACACGGCACGGGTTTGTGGGGCGATGCGAGCTCTTCCTTCGCCTTCGCCAAGTTTTTCCCCACTGTGATCCAACCATTTCTTGCACCTATAAGCCGGCGCGTGTACCATGCTGCATCGACTCTACGTGTGCTCCcggtggccatggacgatgaCATGGACCTGGAACTTCATGTATCAGGACTTGCGCCCACGAATCCTCGagccgaggccgagcgccaTCGTACCATGGCCCTCTCGGCCCTTGATCCTGCAGCACCCGAACTAGCAGCAGGGGCAACGCCGCCTGCACCCGCACCTTCACCTCTACCACATGATACCCATGTCTAATTTACATCTATCGGGTCGCTCGAGGGTATCTGCGCAGGATTCTCTTGATCAAGGTAACAAGATAGTACCGGAAACTACGCGCCTTTCGCCTTTCTTGGTCACGGTCTCTCGAGCTTCTTACGTTTTTCTTAGAGAGAGCGAGCGCCTCCAAATCACGCACTTTTATAAGCCGTAACCTTGCATCTCTCATAGCGCGACGCCACTTGCTACCAGGCTTCCGAACCGTTCTCAGGTGCGCGGTAGCAAATTGTTGTGCCTCCAAATATTTACGTTGTTTCATTAAGAGCACAAAATGTTGCAAGACATGCTTGTGGTGCGTCATATCGAGGCTTTTGGTCGGCACGATGTTGAGGCTGTCTACCTCATTGGACGTGGCGGACATTTGGAGCCTGTCATAGAGGTACATGTCCACCTCGATATGATTCCGTTCCATGAGCCTCAGCACACGCGATACAGACTGCCAGTCGCCCATCTGTGCATACGCACTACTCACGGCCTCATACATGTTGGCGTGCGGCCGTATATTCCACATTTCCAGCCCACGGCTTAGGATCCACCATGCTTCATTCATTTGCTGAGTGTTACACAGAGCTGACAGTAATAGTTGCACATGCCGTCTACAAGGGGCCTGATTAGCTTCGAGGAAAGTGCGAAATGTGTGCTGAACGGCCTCCTTGTCTTTTGTCTTGAGTAACAAGTGCATATACTGCGTGCGTAGTCTGGGCGCCGCTGGCACCGTAGTAGGCGAGGCCATCTTTGACACGCTCGGCTCTGCTTCGGGCTGAAGAGGGGTGTCTCGGACCCACTTCAGCGACTGATACTCAGGCGAAGGCAGCGCGCGTGACACGTGAGACATGTGCATCGGTTTTGCTCGCTGCATGCGATAATCGAAGCCCATCGCCTTTAATTCGGTGCGCAACTTGCCATGCAGCGATTCGCTCGGGCTTGGTTTCTGCAAAAATGACAGCATTTTATACATAAGACCCAAGTTTTTGCTCCTTGGGTCGAGACACTCCATAATCAAGACAGCCagggcgcggcgcacgcggccatTGATACGTAATTTTAGTTCTTGTGCAAGGTCTAGCACAAGAGTCAATAGGCTTTTATTGTACAGACGACCTGCACACTTGATCATTGATGCGATTAGCATTGTAGTTAATGTCGTACATCGCTTCGATACGTTAAATTTTCTTGCATTCTGGATGCCGAAATACAATCCTGTCACATGTTGTGCGAAGGCTATCCCAAGACCAGGTCTGTCGGCTCGGAGAGAAGCATTGACGACACCGACACATGCGTACTCCATTGCCACTGTATCTGGATGTCGTTCTGCCTCCGGCAGGCGCTCACTTGCGGCCAAGGGTCGGtcgtgagcagcgcattTCAATGCGAGCTTGAAAAACCTAATGGCCACATCAAGTCGACCTTGTCGTCCAGCGCAGGTTGCTGCCAGTGAATAGGTTGTGGCACATGGCCCCCATGTCGGTATCAAGTGTTGTGTCTCGCGGGACCACAGCGGTACTTTCTTTTGCTCTCGGACGAGCCGCTGGCTTTCAGGGACCCGCACAGTCCAAAGAATCCATGGAACATAGTGAACTGCATTGTAAGCAATCATCTTCTGCATTAGCGCAGGAATCATGGCAGCCGGATCCATTTTGATTAGGTACGCATACTCTTTCCTCACAATCGCAGTGAGTGGTGGATACGTTTCGAATAGGGCAAGCCATGTACGGCTCCGCAAAGTATGATGCGACTTAAGAAGCCCTTTGAGTGCCCCCCGATACATATGATGATTTCGGTGAGATGCCCAGTGTAGCATGCAAAGTTCGTATGCCTCAtacggcacgtcgcccgtGGACTTTTTTACCGTCGAGCTCCAGTACGTGTCAAACTCGACATTATGGAGTGAGTTTAATGCAAGGAACTCTGCATACCACAAAGCCCAATCATGCTCATGGTGTATCTGGGCGAGACGCACGAGTTGTAGCACATGATCGACCTGACCGCGTTGGCCCAGATCAGCGGCTATGCGGCGAAAGTGCACACCGGGGACTGCCCCAATGTGCTGCTGCGTATAGATCAAAAGTTTTTGTGCGATCACAAAGGACTCGTGCGTATTGATATGTACAAGTGCCTCGGATGTCAAGCCAATAAAAGACAGAATAGCAGCACCCACCTGCGTGTCTTTCTGTGACGCGTCATGTTGGAATGGTGAAAAGATCGTGGTATAAGCCGTGGACAAAACTGATTCCAAGTGAGAAAATGCGTCCTGAGAAGGCTTGTTCTGGAGGGTTTGCACCAGTGTGTCACGCAGCGCAATGCATTCGCTGGCACAGTCGGGTAAAATGGGCAAATCCTGCGCATCCAAACTCGCGAGACCGTCACGCCCAGGACTTGCAACCAGATTCCATGCATTTACATCCACACACGGCTCTGGCTTGTTGGCAAGGGTATGGGTATACAATGTAACCATGTGCGAAGGCGCGTACATGGGTTGAAAAGGTCGGGTAGGCATGAGCGATCTCCATACccgtggcggcggtggccatggcactCGGACGCGCCACAACACACCGCAGCACTCTTGCGCAATTTTTCGAGCGCTCACGTTGCCGTCTAGGCCGGGAACAGGAACGCAGGGCCAGCGAGCCAACGACCCTTTGGATGCAGATGTGGCTGCCTGGGAAGAAGCATGCGTCCGATGACTAATACAAGGTGCCCATGCCCAGGGCGGCTTTTTCTTTCTATGGAACAGCTGTGGCCGAGCCACGCACATAGCGCTTGGCAAAGATACCCTTCGCCAAACGCACGACACTGGGCTTTTGGAAGCGCACAATGCGCCTAGGTGCAATTGTCCGATCCGAACGGCGCATAGGCACGGCCATCTCCTTCTCTGTGCCGACACGTGCAGCGAGGTGCACAGGCAACTGACcagcgagcgtgcgccggCCCGTCATGGGTCGCATTAGCGTACGTCCACGGGCCGGTCGTGTCGCCTCCATAGACTCCCACAGCTTGGTATCCGGACGGCGTGGGCCCTCAAGTGTGTCAAAGGCCcacatgcgctcgaggtATGCTGCTGCCTTATCTGCGAGCTCTGTGCGTGCTTCATCACCACGGAATCGTACAATCTTTCGGATATTCTTACGTGTAAGTTCATGGAATCGCGTGTCCTGTTCCAACGGAATGTCTGCATGCGCCTTGATGAGACCTTGCAACACATCCCAGCTAATATTTTTCtgagcgcgatgcagcatgATGTACGTCTCACGCGCAATACAGCGTGCTGTTATATCCAGCTTCACGTCCGTCGGGTTGTCCACCAACTCCAACACGGCACGCGGTGCATGGTCACCCTTTCGATGGCCCATCAAGTGTATACGAGTGTAGCCACCAGGGCGGTCGGCATACCGCTTCGAAACATCCGCAAGACGTGGAAGCGATGTCTTGTGTGCAAATAGGAATGCCTGAGCACCAGACCAAGCCGTACGCGTGTTTCGCTTACCCAAAGTAATCATCTTGtcagcaaggcgcgccgcctccttGGCTTTAGCGACGGTGGTGACAATGCGCTCATGTGTAATCAAAGATGTGACGAGATTCCTAAGCAAATGATTTCGATGCGATGGCGACCGGCCTAGTTTGCGGAAGGCAAGGCCCTTCATGGTCGACAACAAACGCTAACGACGCCGAAAGAGGTTCGACACCGCGCTATGGGACGTCGGCCGAGAAATCCCTAGCGGAGCGCGTGACCCAAAGAGGGaccgccgacgcccgcAGAGCGACGCACCCAACGCGGGCGAGGCTTTCTCTCAACTTACCTACTCATTGCATCATGTTGACATCCGCCCTGTCGATGATCCCGCGGGTTGCGCGTTCTTCGTCTGTTCTATCTCGCGCATCTATGCCAGCTGTTACGCGTGCGCCAATGGCACGCATGCCTGTAGCTGTGCCCTTGATGGCTCGTGGTTATGCCAGTGGCGGTGGTCCCTCGCTGGAGGAAATCAAGACACGCATTGCGGACGTGATCAAGTCGTTCGAGAAGGTTGACCCCAATGCTGTGAAGCCCGAGGCCAAGTTCACTGCCGACCTCGGTCTTGACAGTCTTGACGCCGTGGAGGTCGTCATGGCCATTGAGGAGGAGTTCAACATCGAGATCCCTGACGCCGACGCTGATGCTATCACGTCGGTGCAAGAGGCCGTGGACTACATTGCTAACACGCCTGATGCTATCTAATGCAGTTATACCGTCCATAAGTGAGGTAGCCTGTCACTGCATGGAGCCATGTCCCAAGTGTCCCGTGTGTAGTGGTTTTACTACGTTACAAATCATTTTGTGGCTGCTCACGACCCCAGTCGATTGCATTGACGCCCTGCTCGAAGGCACTAGAGGTGCCTTCGTATGTGCCACTGTAGCTAAAGCCGCGAAACTTCTCCTGAACGCTACTAGATAAGGGTTCAGATCGGTTACCACGCTGTTCCTTGCTCCTTATCGCCACACCATTTTTGGCATCTGTTGAGCAGTCTAGTGCCTGTTTCATCGCTTCACTGATCTCTGTGTCTACcgagtcgtcgtccgacaTGGCAAAGTGCGCGACGTCATGTAGATTTGTGTTGGTAAATTCTGGGTCAAAGTTAGCCACACTCTCGTTTGAATCCACGAGAGGCTTAAATACGGGGGGTATCCGTTTGCGTGATAACGCGTCCCAGTCCATGTCGTTAAAAAATACATGACTCTTCAGGTCCTGTGCATCGTTTTGAGCTCCAAGCCGGTGCTTGGGGTTCCGGTTTAAGAGACCCTTAACAAATTGTTTTCCTCCATCAGAAATGGCTCCGCGAGGGAATTTGATCTTACCAAAGCATATATTGCGGTACATTTGCTGCGTGTCTTCTGCGTAAAAGGGTGACCATCCGCAGCACATCTCAAACAAGAGTACACCGAGCGACCAAAAATCGACGAGTTTGCTATACCCCATTTCATCCAACAATATCTCAGGCGCTAGGTATTCAGTCGTTCCACAGAATGTATTGGTGAGCTGACCAGCACCCAAGTCAGCCTTGCTCAAGCCAAAATCGCACAGAGCTACATGCCCAGTAGCATCGAGCAGAATGTTCTCTGGTTTGAGATCACGGTATATAATGCCAAACTTGTGCAAGTGCTCGAGAGCCAACACTAGCTCAGCCACATAGAACTTGGCACGTCCTTCGGTGAAGCGCCCTTCCCGCTGTAGATGCCAAAATAACTCGCCGCCTGATTTGTAGTCTGTAACGAAAAAAAGCTCTGTCTCGGACTGGAAACTGAACTTGAGCCCAACAAGAAATGGACAATCCTGGCTCTTCTCAAGAATCTTGCGTTCACCCATGGTATGAGTAACCTCTTTTTTGAGTGCGATTTCGCGCTTAGAGAGCACTTTCATAGCATAAATACGCTTCGTATCCTTTTTGCGGACCTGGAACACACGCCCAAATGTACCACGTCCGATTAGCTTAAGCAGCTCAAAGTCCCGTGGAGATAACTTACGAAGTGGCAGGCGCTCATATGTAGTTTGGATGTGTACTTCACCGCGCTTGACCTGCTCTTCGGCGTCCTCCTTGAGCAAGTATAACGTGTACCATCGTTTTGTGGTTGACTGGTGGAAAAGACGTGGGAATATTTCACAGGCGCCGATAAGCTCTTCCGTATCACCAATACGATCGTACACACTCAAATGCAGACTCCGATTCTCCATGGTAACATCGAAGGCGGCCGTCTCGTTCCACGCCGGGTTCGAACCAACAGCTGCTTTCGACACGTGCTTACCGATGTATTCGTTCTTTTCGAACTGCAAAACCGCATATGGGTGTGAGAGTGTTTGTGATGCCACGTCAAGGTCGCGACCTTCGATAATCTCGACCTTGAGGCATCCGCGTGCTGATCCCGTATTCCGAGTCATCTCTTTCGGTTCAGGGCGTTGTTTGGGCGGTGGTAATTTGATCAGAAAGTCAGACGTCTCTTTGGATATAGTGGGCTCCATGCTTTGGCCTAACGTCGACATTTGACCCTTGGCATAGCCCGGTGTCAAGAGAACACTCGGCACCTTGGATCGGTCCATGGATCTGTCACCTCCGCTAACAAGTCCCATCACACTCGATCGGTTGCCAGTGCCGGCAAAGTTACGTTCATGCAATAAGTCAAATGGATTCTGTTCCGTGCTTCGCGCTTTGGGTGTCATCTGTGTTCATTAGCGGCTGTCACCCAAGCGCCTTGAACTATGCGGGAGCAGTCTTGCCATTCCCACTTCGCCCATGGCTGCGGCAAATACATACCTGATCATCGGAAGCTGGCGTCCCTGATCGGTCCACCATGGTCGACAGGGTTAGACGTGTCACTCGTCAGAGAAGACGGTGGCTAAAGTTACAGAGAAGCTGGTGTCGTGCAGGTACAATGAGCAAAAATCATTGGGTATCTAGGCCAAATTCGATTAGGCCCTCGACCAGCCCCAATGCAGAACGCCGCCGCCCGATCCGTGCTCATAGCCACGTGGGATGAATCTATTCGAAATTCATGCATGACCCAAGCCTAACGACCAAGCCATACAGTCTATATTGCGATATGACTCAAGGTATAATGCGGTTGGATTACACCTCTACGTGAATCCATGCACGGCGCGCTTCATAacgagctgctgcctgTCGCTGCTTTTCCTCAAACGAGCTGAaggcgtcggcgtgcggccAAGTCTCGTGAGCCGCTCGCATGAAAGCCTGGGACGACACTTCAGACGTAGCAAGGCCAGGTGCATCCTTCTCAACCCGCTGAAGAAACTGAACAGCAGCCTCGAGCACAAAAAGAGGAGCATCAGGTATCCTGATCAGTCCAAATACGAGGTGGGCCACTTCTGAAGCCTGGTCCAGACCTTCTGCTGCGTAAAGCACTTCAGCCGCACCCAACGCATGCATGGCCGATTTCAGACCGTACCGTTGGTTGTACTCTGTATAGTATTGCTTGGGAGACAtgccgagcggcggcacTTCAGCGACGATTTTATCCACAGCCTGACGCACATTGTCTGGCAGCTTCCCAAACGTTGCCTTATGGAATGTCACAAACTGCACAGCCAGGCGGGGATGCGATGGATCAAGCCTGTATGCGAGAGACAGTGCGCGCAGAGCCAACAACCAATTTTGCCCGCGGATCGCTACCTCGAAGGCCGAAATCCACGTGTGAATATCATTCGGGGCATTTGCCTGAAGTTTCCGAATAAATAGATGGGCATCTTCCAGCGGCTTTTGCGTCTTGGCTAGCTTAAGACCGAATGGATCAGAATCGGGGGGCAAGGCTGACACATCGTCCGACTCTTGAGTTTGCTGAGCGGGCTTCAATGCCTGGTGCCTGGCCACCTCCGGCTCAGGGTCGTATGGCTGATCATGCAGTTTGGCATACAGAGCGGCAGCTTCGTTTGCTGCGTGGATATAGGCAGGGTGCGCAAAGACATGGTCTTCAAATCGCAATGTGCGAACGTACGTTCGGAGCGTCATTTTACGCATGCAATACGAGTGGAAGTCGAGCTGATCGTCATAAATGTCTTGCATGGTCTTGTGGATGTCATGGATCCGCTTAAGGGCCATAGCATATTCACCCCGGCGCACATGGGCCTCAGCGTGCTCGACAATGTGCTCCACAGCCTGCATTTGCACAAGGTCCACGACAGGATCCTCCAAATCAGGACGCGTAAAAAGTTTGAGCTTCTTGGCTGCTTCCTCAACCTTATTAATTCGCAGCAAGTACTTAGCCGCCTTGGTATTCAGATACCGGTCTTGACCATCTAAAAGACGAGCATCCTCCATCGCATCCGCTGCTGCTTCATAGGCACCTGCACGCTTTAGCACACGAGCGCGGGTCATGTGCAATTCCGGCATAGATGGCGTGTGCTGAATAATAGAGTCAATATAGAGCAGAGCACGCGACGTTTGCCCAGTGTACGAGTAGTGATGCGCCAAATAATACATGGCGTAAAGGTATGAGGAGGGCGGACCGTGGCCCTCGTCACCCGTTTGCGGATCCCAGCGAATGCGGCACTCTTCCACGATTTCTTCGATCATGTCTTTTTTGCCGGGTTGCGAGTACAACGATTTGAGATCCAAGAATAAGGATGGCACATTCTTCACCAGCGCATACTCAACGTACTCGCGAGCTTGCTCCCTGAAGTCGGCATTCTGTGCAACATGCAAGATCATGCGGCGAATCATAGTGGATTTAGGGAACTTACACTTGAGGTCAAGAAGGTGCATGAGACGAGATTCGTTCGTAGCGACGACATCAAGGTACGCTTGAATCCAAGCCTTATTTTCTGAATTACGCTCGAGCATAGCGAACCATGCAATAGCTGCATCATCCATACGTCCAATAGTACTGAgtgctcgagcacgcaTGGCGTTTGATGATGGCTCATCGACAATGTGCGCTTTTTGGGTTTCGAGGAGATCGAGGACACCGTGTGCATCACCCATTTCTTCGAGCAAACTGGCATGGTACAGTACTACTTCAGAATATTCGTAGCAATGTTTTGGAATATCGCGGCACACATCCTCGTAGCCTGCTAATACACGCACAGCTTGCGTCTTGTTACCGGCCAAGTCGTGAGCGAGTGCCAGCGCTACCCAATTTGAGCGCAGATGCGGTTGTGTACGCAGTAAAACGAGACGGGCGTCAATGAATGGCAAGTAGTTGCGCATTTGAAGTTGCATGAAACCTGACTCACGAATGATATTGAGGTTACCTCCTTCGATCCTAAGCGCCTGAGCGTAGCACTTGAGCGACTCATGGTAGTTACGGTCCATGCGGTGCACGATACCAAGAGCATGCCAGCAAATAAAGCTGTTGAGGTCATAGCGCACACCAAGCTTGGTGAGCCTCAATCCTTCTTCACGCTCGTGCATGGAGAAGAGCACGAGGCCCTTGATGGCCACCGTCTCACCATGCTCTGG from the Malassezia restricta chromosome II, complete sequence genome contains:
- a CDS encoding small subunit ribosomal protein S5e — translated: MAAVGIPKNIASLSIPETGTVRLFGKWDAQDVEVKDISLTDYISLRNAVYTPHTAGRYATKQFRKAQMPIVERLVNALMFHGRNNGKKLMAVRIVAHAFEIIHLLTDANPIQILVDAIINTGPREDSTRIGSQGTVRRQAVDVSPLRRVNQSISLITTGTRESAFRNVKSIAECLADELINAAKGSSNSFAIKKKDELERVAKSNR
- a CDS encoding transducin (beta)-like 1 gives rise to the protein MPDDDQASTQFSASEVNLLIYHYLKESGFLHTCFTLRYEARLDDLPASHEPIVQPGQLLQYLHRGLLYTAAEKHVQSMQDAGTSSQTTDVTATLPKPDALVKPMRLSPPPSRPEKVEKHVNASSQTPVWQSEPVPPSREAGEATKRSSEWDVPPSEKRSRAEDSTHMSPTETRRTKSKTKKNGHARRTSEQGAKFAPAPTATKDPNATQLSGHTAEVFVSAWNPSVPGMLASGAGDATVRIWDMMSPDEAPAVCKHLPPTQAKNVSSVEWNSDGTLLASGSHDGILRLWTPQGDLHLVMSMHQGPIFGVHWNQKGTMLLTGGADGTAIVWDVGSGRTRQQISLHSNNVMDVQWLTGRSFEHVAHPNQALADALFATCSADATVHLCKLGEPKPIKTFARHSDEVNAIRFDPSQTLLASASDDANVHIWPLNLSGLATSTTSVAPNDTEPLHILRGHTQEVYALAWNNTGPGSSHPDKPRMLATASFDHTARIWNADTGACLHVIQGHEMSVFTLCFSPCARYLATGGIDHRVLITRVSDAHTVYSYTGGGSIMDLAWTQTPRTQLAVAQSDKQLVVLDLSTSLH
- a CDS encoding rhomboid family protein is translated as MASVAMHARRLWTYIQTLPAGTQVMMVSVVISTICLDFAWSVAHVPRTEELWHLLWVPRHSWKRPWTVLTSLPCTISVMEMALHLCILPILAPALEQQWGMLELIRFSSVVGVVSRIVLFVLAYVLAGIQEVLTHKQYVLNVCYNGLYAVFIGFLVAYTQLWPDHVLAWPESYRYRDALMLVVGVSNIPILFGLYAPFLEMQVAWIVAWIYLRFYQPHGTGLWGDASSSFAFAKFFPTVIQPFLAPISRRVYHAASTLRVLPVAMDDDMDLELHVSGLAPTNPRAEAERHRTMALSALDPAAPELAAGATPPAPAPSPLPHDTHV
- a CDS encoding PPR repeat containing protein: MPTRPFQPMYAPSHMVTLYTHTLANKPEPCVDVNAWNLVASPGRDGLASLDAQDLPILPDCASECIALRDTLVQTLQNKPSQDAFSHLESVLSTAYTTIFSPFQHDASQKDTQVGAAILSFIGLTSEALVHINTHESFVIAQKLLIYTQQHIGAVPGVHFRRIAADLGQRGQVDHVLQLVRLAQIHHEHDWALWYAEFLALNSLHNVEFDTYWSSTVKKSTGDVPYEAYELCMLHWASHRNHHMYRGALKGLLKSHHTLRSRTWLALFETYPPLTAIVRKEYAYLIKMDPAAMIPALMQKMIAYNAVHYVPWILWTVRVPESQRLVREQKKVPLWSRETQHLIPTWGPCATTYSLAATCAGRQGRLDVAIRFFKLALKCAAHDRPLAASERLPEAERHPDTVAMEYACVGVVNASLRADRPGLGIAFAQHVTGLYFGIQNARKFNVSKRCTTLTTMLIASMIKCAGRLYNKSLLTLVLDLAQELKLRINGRVRRALAVLIMECLDPRSKNLGLMYKMLSFLQKPSPSESLHGKLRTELKAMGFDYRMQRAKPMHMSHVSRALPSPEYQSLKWVRDTPLQPEAEPSVSKMASPTTVPAAPRLRTQYMHLLLKTKDKEAVQHTFRTFLEANQAPCRRHVQLLLSALCNTQQMNEAWWILSRGLEMWNIRPHANMYEAVSSAYAQMGDWQSVSRVLRLMERNHIEVDMYLYDRLQMSATSNEVDSLNIVPTKSLDMTHHKHVLQHFVLLMKQRKYLEAQQFATAHLRTVRKPGSKWRRAMRDARLRLIKVRDLEALALSKKNVRSSRDRDQERRKARSFRYYLVTLIKRILRRYPRATR
- a CDS encoding mitochondrial 54S ribosomal protein YmL8, whose amino-acid sequence is MKGLAFRKLGRSPSHRNHLLRNLVTSLITHERIVTTVAKAKEAARLADKMITLGKRNTRTAWSGAQAFLFAHKTSLPRLADVSKRYADRPGGYTRIHLMGHRKGDHAPRAVLELVDNPTDVKLDITARCIARETYIMLHRAQKNISWDVLQGLIKAHADIPLEQDTRFHELTRKNIRKIVRFRGDEARTELADKAAAYLERMWAFDTLEGPRRPDTKLWESMEATRPARGRTLMRPMTGRRTLAGQLPVHLAARVGTEKEMAVPMRRSDRTIAPRRIVRFQKPSVVRLAKGIFAKRYVRGSATAVP